TGAAGCGATCCGGCTTGCAGATTTCGAGGGGTTGTATCAGGATGCTGCGGCTCAACAGATGCATGTTTCCCGTCAGACGTTTGGCAATATTCTTGCATCGGCCCGCCATAAGGTGAGCCAGATGCTGGTTTCAGGAAAAAAGTTAACCGTAACAGGAGGAACTATCATGGTTACAAGTGAAGAAAGAGTGTTTAAATGTGCAACCTGCTCTCATCAATGGAGCGTGGCGCATGGGGTTGAGAGACCGGCGGTCTGCCCGTCATGTGGGAGTGTAAATATTCATCGACTCACATCCGACGGCAGTTTTGGCGGTGGACGCAATGGAGCTGGAAAATGCCGAGGTCTTCGTACCGGGCTGAATCGTGAGGGCACGGGTCAGGGAAGCGGCGAGGGAGAAGGCATGGGCCAGGGTTCAGGCGAGGGCGAGGTCCATGGTTCTGGCCGAGGATCAGGTCAGGGCCAAGGCCAAGGTAAGGGACAGGGTCAAGGCCAGGGTCAGGGCCGGGGATTAGGCCAAAGATGCTGCGATTCTCCAGGGCACGTACATCGCCACGAGGGAGATC
The DNA window shown above is from Pelodictyon phaeoclathratiforme BU-1 and carries:
- a CDS encoding DUF134 domain-containing protein produces the protein MARPVKCRKIGCNPEFRLFGPAEVSAVTLETVDLSFDEFEAIRLADFEGLYQDAAAQQMHVSRQTFGNILASARHKVSQMLVSGKKLTVTGGTIMVTSEERVFKCATCSHQWSVAHGVERPAVCPSCGSVNIHRLTSDGSFGGGRNGAGKCRGLRTGLNREGTGQGSGEGEGMGQGSGEGEVHGSGRGSGQGQGQGKGQGQGQGQGRGLGQRCCDSPGHVHRHEGDQ